The Janthinobacterium tructae genome contains the following window.
CGTTGTCCGGCAACCCGGTCGCCGTGGCGGCCGGCATGGCCACCTTGAAACTGATCCAGCAGCCGGGCTTCTACGAGCAGCTGGGCGCCACCGCCAAGCGCCTGGCCGAAGGCCTGACCGCCGCCGCCAAAGAAGCGGGCGTGGTCTTCTGCGCCGACTACATCGGCGGCATGTTCGGCATCTATTTCAGCGCCACGCCGCCAACCAGCTACGCGGAAATGATGGCGGGCGACCGCAGCAAGTTCAACGCCTTCTTCCACGCCATGCTGGACGAAGGCGTGTACTTCGCGCCCGCCGCCTTCGAGGCGGGCTTCGTCTCGGCGCAGCACGATGATGCCGTCATCGACGCCACCATCGCCGCTGCGCGCAAGGTGTTCACAAAACTCGCGTAAGCCTGCTATACGGTCGCGGTGTCCATCACCGCGGCCACCAGCGCCGGCAGCTTGGCCATGTCCTTGAACACGACATGCGCGCCGGCCGCCTTCAGGCGCGCTTCCTGGCCGGCGGCGATATGCCCGCCGCCGATGAATCCCAATACCGTCATGCCCGCCGCCACGGCGGCTGTCACACCCGTGACGCTGTCTTCCAGCACCAGGCACTGGCTTGGCGGCACGCCAAAGGCGGCCGCCGCCGCCAGATAGACGCCCGGATGCGGCTTGGCGTGACCGACCAGGTCCGGCGTAAACACGCGTTGATCAAACAACGGCGCCATGCCAGTGCGCTCAAGCGCCGACAGCACGCGCGCGCTGACGCTGTTCGAGGCCACGGCCTTGGGCAGCGCAATGGCGGCCAGCGCCTGGGCCACGCCCGGCACGGCGCGCAATTGCGCATCGCAGGCCGCATCGACGGCGTTGCCGATGGCCATGATCTCGT
Protein-coding sequences here:
- a CDS encoding HAD family hydrolase, which encodes MPDTVTTPLRFTHLISDCDGVLIDSEAVALQALLELLAPRLPNLPQGITLQGLIEPRLGQRLVPLMQDIYKELGLPQLPADEIMAIGNAVDAACDAQLRAVPGVAQALAAIALPKAVASNSVSARVLSALERTGMAPLFDQRVFTPDLVGHAKPHPGVYLAAAAAFGVPPSQCLVLEDSVTGVTAAVAAGMTVLGFIGGGHIAAGQEARLKAAGAHVVFKDMAKLPALVAAVMDTATV